In one Alnus glutinosa chromosome 12, dhAlnGlut1.1, whole genome shotgun sequence genomic region, the following are encoded:
- the LOC133852729 gene encoding aldehyde oxidase GLOX: protein MIALFLILASSILIPSTLVLSQTLPAPYSGARNGEWELLHASVGISAMHMQLLYNNKVIMFDRTDFGPSNLSLPDRRCRNDAADNALKVDCTAHSILYDIGTNTFRALTIQTDTWCSSGAVLPDGTLIQTGGYNDGDHIIRSFTPCMDENCDWIEFPKHLTNRRWYASNQILPDGRVIIVGGRRQFNYEFYSQIQEDFTSSSPGSTFWLNFLLETVDQSENNLYPFLHLLPDGNLFIFANTRSILFDYNQNRVVKEFPRIPGDDPRNYPSSGSSVLLPLDENYGNVVAEIMVCGGAPRSGFLQAAEFGSFLRTLSTCGRLKVSDENPNWVMEDMPIARVMGDMLLLPNGDIIIINGAGRGTAGWENSQDPVRAPVIYCPSAASDQRFSVMSASPKPRLYHSSAVLLPDGRVLVGGSNPHILYNFTGVEFPTDLSLEAFSPPYLTAGYSLIRPVILSLNEVVRHKEFFTVTFTIPEYLTVKVISVRIIAPSFTTHAFSMNQRMVVLKLIAVSRLTKCTYNATVVGPSTAEIAPPGYYMLFVVHAGVPSSTGMWVKVQ, encoded by the exons ATGATCGCACTCTTTCTAATTTTAGCCTCATCCATTCTAATCCCTTCCACCTTGGTTTTATCTCAAACGCTGCCAGCTCCATATTCCGGCGCGCGTAATGGCGAGTGGGAGCTTTTGCATGCATCCGTCGGCATATCTGCCATGCACATGCAACTCCTCTACAACAACAAAGTCATCATGTTTGACCGGACCGACTTCGGCCCATCTAACCTCTCACTACCCGACCGCCGGTGCCGGAATGACGCCGCCGATAATGCACTGAAGGTCGATTGCACCGCTCACTCTATCCTATACGATATCGGCACCAATACTTTCCGAGCTCTTACCATACAAACTGACACGTGGTGCTCTTCGGGAGCTGTTCTTCCCGACGGAACTCTCATCCAAACCGGCGGCTACAACGACGGCGACCACATTATTCGCTCCTTCACCCCATGCATGGACGAAAACTGTGATTGGATTGAGTTTCCAAAACACTTAACCAATCGGAGATGGTATGCGAGTAATCAAATACTGCCGGATGGTCGGGTAATCATTGTCGGAGGGAGACGACAATTCAACTATGAATTTTACTCTCAAATCCAAGAAGATTTTACTTCATCATCCCCGGGAAGTACTTTCTGGCTTAACTTTCTACTCGAAACCGTGGATCAAAGTGAAAACAATTTGTACCCATTTTTACACCTTTTGCCAGACGGAAACTTGTTCATTTTCGCTAATACACGATCGATATTATTCGATTACAACCAGAACCGCGTGGTGAAAGAGTTTCCTCGCATCCCCGGTGACGACCCACGTAACTATCCGAGCTCAGGCTCGTCAGTCTTGCTCCCTCTCGACGAAAATTATGGTAATGTTGTAGCTGAAATAATGGTGTGTGGCGGTGCACCACGATCTGGGTTCTTGcag GCAGCGGAATTTGGGAGCTTCTTACGCACGCTTTCCACATGCGGCAGATTGAAAGTCAGCGATGAAAACCCTAATTGGGTCATGGAAGACATGCCAATAGCGCGAGTGATGGGTGACATGTTGCTTCTTCCCAACGGAGACATCATTATAATCAACGGCGCAGGACGTGGAACGGCTGGATGGGAAAATAGTCAGGACCCTGTGAGAGCACCAGTCATCTATTGCCCTTCTGCGGCCTCCGACCAGCGCTTCTCAGTCATGTCGGCCTCGCCAAAGCCAAGACTATACCATTCCTCAGCCGTTTTACTACCCGATGGACGAGTTTTGGTTGGAG gtAGTAATCCTCATATACTTTACAACTTTACTGGTGTCGAGTTCCCGACTGATCTAAGCCTAGAGGCCTTTTCGCCGCCCTATTTAACAGCGGGCTACAGCCTGATTCGGCCGGTAATTCTATCACTAAACGAGGTTGTAAGGCACAAGGAATTTTTCACAGTGACGTTCACCATACCAGAGTATTTGACGGTGAAGGTTATTTCTGTGAGGATCATTGCTCCTTCCTTTACAACACATGCATTCTCCATGAATCAGAGGATGGTGGTGCTGAAGTTGATTGCAGTTTCACGCTTGACAAAATGTACCTACAATGCAACCGTGGTGGGGCCATCGACGGCTGAGATTGCGCCACCGGGGTACTATATGTTGTTCGTGGTGCATGCTGGTGTACCAAGTTCAACAGGTATGTGGGTAAAGGTGCAGTGA
- the LOC133852620 gene encoding uncharacterized protein LOC133852620: protein MRKRHDGVRGDIGFDYVRCRLRSGSISSRHQAAKENGIVVAFKRLDHLVELTNKLGNKIEAATLHVIGKKAVEENRLNSKISTKCWNNHSFFNEPQGFYNHHPFVPPHRNTLEDTFQNYLQVSNQFLQANIKDDAVQTKTLEETLQAFMKEQAQINQDTKRDLQELKDALYRIESYLQNDIENENFSDSMTQYGENEIENPQMDEDDMFSDVEEDADVHKLKLDCALGLVVNTWKPFEQPPHELNPLPSNDTVQKDNLKSLPGARKYAHLKFNDDFP from the exons ATGAGAAAGCGACATGATGGAGTACGCGGGGACATAGGGTTCGATTACGTACGTTGTAGGTTGAGGTCAGGGTCCATATCATCAAGACATCAAGCTGCAAAGGAAAATG gAATTGTTGTTGCTTTCAAGCGACTGGACCACTTGGTGGAATTGACAAACAAGCTGGGAAATAAGATTGAGGCAGCTACTCTACACGTTATTGGCAAAAAGGCTGTGGAAGAAAATCGTCTAAATTCCAAGATTTCAACAAAGTG TTGGAATAATCATTCGTTTTTCAATGAGCCCCAAGGATTTTATAATCATCATCCTTTTGTGCCACCACATCGAAATACATTGGAGGATACATTCCAAAACTATCTTCAAGTCAGCAACCAATTCCTTCAAGCCAATATTAAGGATGATGCAGTGCAAACCAAAACCTTGGAGGAAACATTACAAGCCTTCATGAAAGAGCAAGCCCAAATCAACCAAGACACCAAGCGAGATTTACAGGAGTTGAAAGACGCACTCTATAGAATTGAGTCCTATTTGCAGAATGATATTGAGAATGAAAATTTTTCTGACTCAATGACTCAATATGGGGagaatgaaattgaaaatcCTCAAATGGATGAGGATGATATGTTTAGCGATGTTGAAGAAGATGCAGATGTCCATAAACTGAAGTTG GATTGTGCACTTGGATTGGTGGTGAACACCTGGAAGCCGTTTGAACAGCCACCTCATGAGCTCAACCCATTGCCATCAAATGATACTGTGCAAAAGGATAACTTAAAATCCTTGCCAGGAGCACGCAAGTATGCGCACTTAAAATTCAATGATGACTTTCCCTAG
- the LOC133852618 gene encoding uncharacterized protein LOC133852618 → MYFKDPVKSLADGLHLITSDHDVLNLSACHNGHAILQLYIVSFGNGGGDEEDSQDDNEYGGRADLDDPWWDDKLTDTEDVFDVGVDVDSAGPSNVQLDNPRVEQGNVEDNEEGNDENSEEGGNDENSEEGDEKCEEGGDDENSEEGGNGDNEDEIGHDDDDNNSDMARSDILVSPVASDEEVENSESRGSEFHAVDRGDPSLEVKMRFPNIQTFREVVRVFNLKRGKDITFKKNERKKCIVVCKEPRCNYRVYARQVDDEATFQIISLQGRHVCGRQFRNSIVNSTWIADKLIDKFRVQPDMPLHVIQNEVKERWRIDVNPSMMYRARIKANKKIYGNHGGQYAALWDYCETLRATNPGSCVVMKVDRTVPEANPRFQRLYCSLAAMKKGFLEGCRPVIGVNECFFKGSFKGQLLAAIGRDVNDNMYPIAYVVVEAKTKDSWIWFLETLVSDLGNHERHGRPTFILDRQKGLMLAFDYVMPTVDHRICVRHLYANYRDIGGHRGIAQNEKLWATASAYTEGDFLRVMGELKRMKSDAHEYLAKIDPSTWSRAWFATDSKCDLLQNNICECFNSYILKARNKPILTMLEQIRKKLMRRYQAKRDGIQSLTGKLTPKI, encoded by the exons atgtattttaaagacCCCGTGAAGAGTCTTGCTGATGGGTTGCATTTAATTACTTCAGACCATGATGTGCTGAACCTGTCTGCTTGCCATAATGGGCATGCCattttgcaattatatattGTGTCTTTTGGGAATGGAGGAGGTGATGAAGAGGATAGTCAAGATGATAATGAATATGGAGGTAGGGCTGATTTGGATGATCCTTGGTGGGATGATAAGCTTACTGATACTGAAGACGTATTTGATGTTGGTGTTGATGTTGATAGTGCTGGACCCTCTAATGTACAACTTGATAATCCTAGGGTTGAACAAGGTAATGTAGAGGATAATGAAGAGGGTAatgatgagaatagtgaagagggtggtaatgatgagaatagtgaagagggTGATGAGAAGTGTGAAGAGGGTGGTGatgatgagaatagtgaagagggTGGTAATGGTGATAATGAAGATGAAATTGGTCATGATGACGATGACAATAACTCTGATATGGCTAGAAGTGACATACTTGTCTCACCAGTAGCtagtgatgaagaagttgaaaaTTCTGAGTCAAGAGGGTCTGAGTTCCATGCAGTTGACCGAGGGGATCCAAGTTTGGAAGTTAAGATGAGATTCCCAAATATACAGACATTTAGGGAGGTTGTTAGGGTGTTCAATCTGAAGAGGGGTAAGGAcattacctttaaaaaaaatgagagaaaaaagtgtATTGTTGTATGTAAAGAACCAAGGTGTAATTATAGAGTGTATGCTAGACAGGTGGATGATGAAGCTACATTCCAGATAATCAGCCTTCAAGGTAGACATGTGTGTGGCAGGCAATTTAGGAACTCAATTGTAAACTCTACATGGATAGCCGATAAACTGATTGATAAGTTTAGAGTTCAGCCCGACATGCCATTACATGTGATACAGAATGAAGTGAAAGAAAGATGGAGGATAGATGTGAATCCGAGCATGATGTATAGGGCAAGAATCAaggctaataaaaaaatatatggcaaCCATGGGGGTCAGTATGCGGCCTTGTGGGACTATTGTGAGACCTTGAGAGCAACCAACCCAGGAAGTTGTGTTGTGATGAAAGTGGATAGGACAGTACCCGAGGCGAATCCAAGGTTTCAAAGACTGTATTGTTCTTTGGCAGCCATGAAGAAAGGCTTTTTGGAAGGTTGCAGGCCTGTGATAGGGGTGAATGAGTGTTTCTTTAAAGGGTCATTTAAGGGGCAACTTCTAGCTGCAATTGGACGCGATGTCAATGATAACATGTATCCGATTGCATATGTCGTAGTTGAAGCTAAGACTAAAGACAGCTGGATCTGGTTTTTGGAAACCCTAGTGTCTGATCTTGGGAACCATGAGCGGCATGGCAGGCCAACATTTATTTTGGATCGACAGAAG GGTCTAATGCTAGCCTTTGATTATGTCATGCCAACTGTCGATCACAGGATTTGTGTAAGGCATCTTTATGCGAACTATAGGGACATTGGGGGGCATAGAGGAATTGCCCAAAATGAGAAGTTATGGGCTACAGCTTCTGCATACACTGAAGGGGATTTTCTAAGGGTAATGGGTGAGCTGAAGAGAATGAAGAGTGATGCCCATGAGTACTTGGCCAAAATTGATCCTAGTACATGGTCAAGAGCATGGTTTGCTACGGATTCAAAGTGTGACCTTCTGCAAAATAAtatatgtgagtgttttaaCTCATACATTCTAAAGGCTCGCAATAAGCCTATCTTAACCATGCTGGAGCAGATACGAAAAAAGTTGATGAGGAGATACCAGGCTAAGAGGGATGGCATTCAAAGTTTGACAGGGAAGTTAACtccaaaaatctaa
- the LOC133851000 gene encoding pre-rRNA-processing protein TSR2 — MDVDRPRELSMEALGVLREGIGLVFSKWWALQMAVQNEWGGPDSGRKADQLASDIISWFTQSREPLYIDDLENMLHQVLESLNTLAEDGSAEEVAEKLMIMHEECLEGNFKSIENLRKVSAHHVRQVVNDDDDEDVGGDDGNDNDDSSSAMMPDDSSNMMLDAPDQSLSNSSPIDMPVNDLRPKVATEAEDGWVQVARRRNRGKRN; from the exons ATGGATGTTGATCGTCCGAGAGAGCTGTCGATGGAGGCTCTGGGTGTTCTGAGAGAAGGCATTGGTCTGGTCTTCTCTAAGTGGTGGGCGCTCCAAATGGCCGTCCAGAACGAGTGGGGGGGCCCTGACTCGGGCCGCAAGGCCGACCAGCTCGCCTCCGACATCATCTCCTGGTTCACTCAGTCCAGAG AGCCGCTTTATATAGATGATTTAGAAAATATGCTTCATCAAGTTCTTGAGTCTCTCAATACCTTGGCTGAGGATGGCAGCGCTGAGGAG GTAGCTGAAAAACTGATGATTATGCATGAAGAATGTTTGGAAGGGAATTTTAAGTCTATTGAAAACCTAAGGAAAGTTTCCGCTCATCATGTCAGACAG GTTGTGAATGATGATGACGATGAAGATGTTGGTGGAGATGATGGAAATGATAATGATGATTCATCATCAGCTATGATGCCGGATGATTCATCAAATATGATGCTTGATGCACCGGATCAGTCGCTGTCAAATTCAAGTCCAATAGATATGCCAGTCAATGACCTCAGACCCAAGGTGGCAACTGAAGCAGAAGATGGATGGGTCCAAGTTGCACGCAGACGAAATAGAGGTAAAAGAAATTAG
- the LOC133852619 gene encoding uncharacterized protein LOC133852619 encodes MSGIPCVHACAAIRHSCKNTEDYVDEYFTVEMYKKAYEPVIYPMPSQEQWIPTQHDKLEPPVSRVASGRPKKVRKRQVDERRDSKNPNRMRKFGARMKCSMFKGRGHNKRACLMRSTQASVVLPTPPPDSTQSTTSRTPTQATRTNLVSPPPPARTNSVPPPLLATTNPVPPPPLATTNPVPPPPRRRKTQRVAAIFGKSKPGPTIPIDLTEGDSDERGGPAIRGGPAIRGGHAIRGGSAGTSGTATNPASKSKGKRVMATVEKAIEIAEAKRKRMRPEWKR; translated from the exons ATGTCTGGAATCCCTTGTGTGCATGCATGTGCTGCTATTCGACATAGTTGTAAGAATACAGAGGATTATGTTGATGAGTACTTCACTGTGGAGATGTACAAGAAAGCATATGAGCCAGTTATATACCCAATGCCTAGTCAAGAGCAGTGGATACCAACCCAGCATGACAAGTTGGAACCCCCAGTATCAAGAGTGGCCTCGGGTAGACCAAAGAAGGTAAGAAAAAGGCAAGTTGATGAACGTAGAGATTCGAaaaatccaaacagaatgagaaaATTTGGTGCTAGGATGAAATGCTCCATGTTTAAGGGCAGAGGGCACAATAAAAGGGCATGTCTAATGAGAAGTACCCAAGCAAGTGTTGTGCTGCCTACCCCACCTCCAGACAGT ACACAAAGTACCACTTCAAGAACTCCTACACAGGCTACAAGAACAAATCTGGTCTCACCGCCTCCACCAGCAAGAACAAATTCAGTCCCACCGCCTCTACTAGCAACAACAAATCCAGTCCCACCGCCTCCACTAGCAACAACAAATCCGGTCCCACCTCCTCCAAGGAGACGGAAGACACAAAGGGTCGCGGctatttttgggaagtccaaaCCGGGTCCCACCATACCTATTGATCTAACTGAGGGTGATAGTGATGAACGAGGTGGCCCTGCAATCCGAGGTGGCCCTGCAATCCGAGGGGGCCATGCAATTCGAGGTGGCAGTGCGGGAACCAGTGGGACAGCAACTAATCCGGCATCCAAAAGCAAGGGCAAACGTGTGATGGCCACTGTTGAAAAGGCAATTGAGATTGCTGAAGCGAAGAGGAAGAGAATGAGGCCAGAATGGAAGCGTTAA